TTAAGTAACATTTTCCATTGAAGTTATACACATTTGACTTTATGAAAAAACTTATCAGAGCATTGTTCTGATCATATAATTAAGAATACCTCCATGTTGATAATAAGTTAAGTCGACTTCTGTATCAAAACGTACAATAACTTCGAATTGTTTTCCTTGATCAGTTGTTACTGTAATATTTTGACCAGGTTGACAATCGTTAGGAAGAATGATGTTAAATTTTTCTAGACCAGTTAATCCTAACGATTCTGCAGTTTGACCTGGAAGATATTGTAGCGGTATAATGCCCATTCCTACAAGATTAGACctgttgaaataaaaaaaaaaaaaaaaaatgcattagttgtattattaatagatataatatattgtttaattgaATAGATTATAAAGACAAGATTGcgtgtattttataatcaccTATGAATTCTTTCATAAGACTCAGCTATTATTGCTCGTATCCCAAGAAGGTATGGTCCCTTTGCAGCCCAATCTCTAGAAGATCCAGAACCATATTCTTTACCAACTAAACATATTAAAGgagttttatcttttctgTACTTTTCTGCAGCATCAAATATATCCATCTGAAAGATATGGTCTCGCAATATTATCGAagttttacaaattatataaatatgtaaataatacaatacgAGCAATACCTCTTCGTTAGTTGGAATATAAATTGTTCGTGGTCCAGGTTTcccaataaatttattaaccaAACGTATATTTGCAAAAGTTCCTCGCATCATAACAGAATCGTTTCCTCTACGTGAGCCATaagaattaaattcttttgGTGTTAATCTGAAAATAtgacaaatataaatagagaaattattgttattttacgttttttttaatcgaaaaataattatcaaaactTACCCACGACTCGAAAGATATCGCGCTGCTGGAGAATTACGTGCAATGCTACCAGCAGGACTAATGTGATCAGTCGTTACAGAATCTCCGAGATTCAAGAGTACGCGTGCGTTAATAATAGATTCTATTTTAGGAATCTCctaaatcatataaaaagaaaaagtatatattggAAGATAAGAGAAACGATCAATTTTTCCTTAATTCCCATATAAAAACCAAAGCGTATAGTTCCATGAATACGTATGACCGACCCACCTTCTCGAGCTTATCAAAATATGGTGGTTTTTGAATATATGTGGAATTAATATCCCAAGGATATAATTTACCATCAGGAGCTACCAAGTTTGCCCAACTGCTGCTacctttttcaattttttcatatacttCTTTAAACATAGCTGGTATAACGTATTTTTGTTCGACGCTTTGTATTTCCTTTCTTGTAGGCCATATATCTTGGAGAAATATAGCTGTTCCGTCTTTCTTATATCCTATTGCACGAGAGAAAAACATTTATGtgatttatttgtattattattattattattaagaatacgataaagttaaaatatatttcattaatatcataAGAAAGTCGCATACCCAAAggttctttttcaaaatctatATCGACAGTGCCAGCGATAGCGTATGCGATAACCAGAAGAGGCGATGCCAAATAATTTGCTCGTGTATTTGGATGAATTCTGCCTTCGAAATTTCGATTTCCAGACAATACGCCGCAGCACACCAGTTCGTTCTAAAATGAAACATAGTcagaaagttaaaaaagataagtaaaaaaaaaatacttttaaccGATCAAATTGATATACCTTTTCTATAGTATTTACTATAGCTTCTGGAAGTGGACCACTATTACCAATACAAGTCATACATCCATAACCGACGTTATCAAAGCccaattttgataaatatggAATAACACCACTTTCTTGAAGATAATATGTGACTACACCAGAACCAGGCGATAAagatgtttttatatatggCGCTACCGTTAATCCAACTTCAACAGCTTTTTTAGCCAAAAGACCTTAAATGatcgtcgaatatttttttgttttaaatatctaaaagaaaaatgcagaaaaaaattctgttatagtttaattatttaccTGCTCCGAGCATAACACTGGGATTACTAGTATTCGTACAACTGGTGATTGCTGCAATAACCACCGATCCGTGTCTTAACTTATAATCTTTTCCTTCGTACTCGAACATACCGACATGATCCAATTTTTCCTTACTTAAACCGTATCCTTTGAATCCtatctgaaaaataaaattaatgtttcttttgtttgtttgtttgtttttttaaatcgattaattatactttttgagaatataattttattgatataaagtaatgtaaattttattgtatcatttaaaaatagatttgcACAAGTAAtagagtaattaattaaaatgagaaatatataaataaaaaaaaagaaaaagaaataaaagttaaaaaaaaataaaacataaaaaataaaaaataattataacagacaattttgaaaaatttcctttCACGGATGATCTTCAAGATAATCAGTATtcaatattcataaatttaatGACTAATTTCTTTAGAATGACGTTAAACAACTTCATTAAAAAGTCGTTAATGAATACAGATTAGAAAATACGATATCCGTATCGTTATTGTCATTTCCTCAGGAAATATCTTGTAGAAACGAAGATTATcaaaagagatttttaaatattatatatagataattttgaaatattatataaaataattttcatttttctccaAGGACTATTATTCATTTCTGCTTACGAAGTAATCGTATTGTCATCGTTCATAGAGcgaataaaaagtaatgtaATACTTTACAACTTgacaatatatttatgataaattattttttcataatattcaaGATGATAATACAAATGATCGAAGCTAATTCAAATCTATTCAAGTACGCATGATACGTGCAAAACGAATACGACAGtcgtttcgaacgaaatatGTGAACTgtgcaaaattaaaaagaaaatgtagtaTCAGCGATTTCTATTAGGTCGTGAAGACTTCTAAAGCTCGACAATTAgcgagtgaaaaaaaaatatttctttaaattaatccTAAAGAAATTCGATTGTATGGTCAATCTATttgcttatatattttttaatatatttataaataaaatataaaaatataataacgtatAATAACGTATTCAATaagaacaattaattatttttattttttctaatttttttttctcttcttttttttcaatgtcatattcaaattataaatttatcgtatgtattttcaattttacatGACAATCATGTGAAATTGAATGATTAAAGggaagataaaaatacgaatatttcGTCAAATTTACATGAAGTAAacattcaaattaatttaaaggATATCGTGTTATATctggaattttatataaacgtgAAAATATCTAAGAACGATCGAACAAATGGTAAGTCAgcatattaacaaaattacc
This genomic stretch from Vespula vulgaris chromosome 21, iyVesVulg1.1, whole genome shotgun sequence harbors:
- the LOC127071185 gene encoding cytoplasmic aconitate hydratase-like isoform X2 gives rise to the protein MSMLDKNPYKQLLKTLENNSTYRYYDVTQLGEKYDRLPFSIRVLLESCVRNCDGFQVKKSDVEKLIDWEINQTIPEGVEIAFKPSRVILQDFTGVPAVVDFAAMRDAVKRLDGNPDKINPICPSDLVIDHSIQVDFTRSPDALKKNEDMEFERNKERFTFLKWGAKAFENMLIVPPGSGIVHQVNLEYLARIVFDSNSLLYPDSVVGTDSHTTMINGLGVLGWGVGGIEAEAVMLGQAMSMLIPKVVGYKLEGVLNQYATSTDLVLTITKNLRQVGVVGKFVEFFGSGVSQLSIADRATISNMCPEYGATVGYFAVDKESLAYLRQTNRSEEHIAKIEKYLSAVHMLRDYDDKKQDPIFSEVIYLDLNTVVSCVSGPKRPHDRVSVRDMKTDFKSCLSNKIGFKGYGLSKEKLDHVGMFEYEGKDYKLRHGSVVIAAITSCTNTSNPSVMLGAGLLAKKAVEVGLTVAPYIKTSLSPGSGVVTYYLQESGVIPYLSKLGFDNVGYGCMTCIGNSGPLPEAIVNTIEKNELVCCGVLSGNRNFEGRIHPNTRANYLASPLLVIAYAIAGTVDIDFEKEPLGYKKDGTAIFLQDIWPTRKEIQSVEQKYVIPAMFKEVYEKIEKGSSSWANLVAPDGKLYPWDINSTYIQKPPYFDKLEKEIPKIESIINARVLLNLGDSVTTDHISPAGSIARNSPAARYLSSRGLTPKEFNSYGSRRGNDSVMMRGTFANIRLVNKFIGKPGPRTIYIPTNEEMDIFDAAEKYRKDKTPLICLVGKEYGSGSSRDWAAKGPYLLGIRAIIAESYERIHRSNLVGMGIIPLQYLPGQTAESLGLTGLEKFNIILPNDCQPGQNITVTTDQGKQFEVIVRFDTEVDLTYYQHGGILNYMIRTML
- the LOC127071185 gene encoding cytoplasmic aconitate hydratase-like isoform X1; translation: MDDVTEATTVMADKNPYKQLLKTLENNSTYRYYDVTQLGEKYDRLPFSIRVLLESCVRNCDGFQVKKSDVEKLIDWEINQTIPEGVEIAFKPSRVILQDFTGVPAVVDFAAMRDAVKRLDGNPDKINPICPSDLVIDHSIQVDFTRSPDALKKNEDMEFERNKERFTFLKWGAKAFENMLIVPPGSGIVHQVNLEYLARIVFDSNSLLYPDSVVGTDSHTTMINGLGVLGWGVGGIEAEAVMLGQAMSMLIPKVVGYKLEGVLNQYATSTDLVLTITKNLRQVGVVGKFVEFFGSGVSQLSIADRATISNMCPEYGATVGYFAVDKESLAYLRQTNRSEEHIAKIEKYLSAVHMLRDYDDKKQDPIFSEVIYLDLNTVVSCVSGPKRPHDRVSVRDMKTDFKSCLSNKIGFKGYGLSKEKLDHVGMFEYEGKDYKLRHGSVVIAAITSCTNTSNPSVMLGAGLLAKKAVEVGLTVAPYIKTSLSPGSGVVTYYLQESGVIPYLSKLGFDNVGYGCMTCIGNSGPLPEAIVNTIEKNELVCCGVLSGNRNFEGRIHPNTRANYLASPLLVIAYAIAGTVDIDFEKEPLGYKKDGTAIFLQDIWPTRKEIQSVEQKYVIPAMFKEVYEKIEKGSSSWANLVAPDGKLYPWDINSTYIQKPPYFDKLEKEIPKIESIINARVLLNLGDSVTTDHISPAGSIARNSPAARYLSSRGLTPKEFNSYGSRRGNDSVMMRGTFANIRLVNKFIGKPGPRTIYIPTNEEMDIFDAAEKYRKDKTPLICLVGKEYGSGSSRDWAAKGPYLLGIRAIIAESYERIHRSNLVGMGIIPLQYLPGQTAESLGLTGLEKFNIILPNDCQPGQNITVTTDQGKQFEVIVRFDTEVDLTYYQHGGILNYMIRTML